One window from the genome of Mucilaginibacter ginsenosidivorans encodes:
- a CDS encoding sigma 54-interacting transcriptional regulator, with amino-acid sequence MTDKTTIKTLGELKKSGYKSRSVKDELRQNLIAQLQKKEGGFEGIIGFEDTVIPDLQTAILSRHNILLLGLRGQAKTRIARLMVNLLDEYIPYIEGSELFDDPFNPISWYGHNEIQTKGDTTPIAWLHRSERYTEKLATPDVTVADLIGDVDPIKAATMKLHYSDERVIHFGLIPRAHRGIFVINELPDLQARIQVALFNILQEKDIQIRGFKLRLPLDLQFVFTANPEDYTNRGSIVTPLKDRIESQILTHYPRSIEVSRKITQQEAILSDEQKSAVEVDGLVKDLIEQISFEARNSEYIDKKSGVSARLTISAYENLVSNAERRMIINGESSTFVRITDFLGVIPAITGKIELVYEGELEGPAKVANMLIGKAVKTLLLKFFPDPEKVKKSKTPNPYAEIINWFGDANTVLLDDNLPFEEYKKSLNSVNGLRDLVKKLHSGLTANQQLLLMEFVLHGLAEFSQLNKGFLDNGFAFSDMFNSLFNLEPDEDDLDIDDDRY; translated from the coding sequence ATGACAGATAAAACAACAATAAAAACCTTAGGCGAGTTAAAAAAATCGGGCTACAAAAGCCGGTCGGTGAAAGACGAATTGCGCCAGAATTTGATCGCGCAGTTGCAAAAGAAAGAAGGCGGGTTTGAAGGCATCATCGGTTTCGAGGATACCGTTATTCCCGACTTGCAAACAGCCATCCTGTCCAGGCACAATATTTTGCTGCTTGGCTTGCGTGGTCAGGCCAAAACCCGTATAGCGCGGTTGATGGTGAATTTGCTGGACGAGTATATACCTTATATAGAAGGATCTGAATTATTTGACGATCCCTTCAACCCAATTTCATGGTACGGGCATAACGAGATACAAACCAAAGGCGATACTACGCCGATAGCCTGGCTGCACCGTTCCGAACGCTATACCGAAAAACTGGCCACGCCTGATGTTACCGTCGCCGACCTGATCGGTGATGTGGACCCCATCAAAGCGGCAACCATGAAGCTGCATTATTCGGATGAACGCGTTATACACTTCGGGCTGATCCCACGCGCGCACCGCGGCATTTTCGTGATCAATGAGTTGCCCGACCTGCAGGCGCGCATACAGGTTGCCTTATTCAATATCCTGCAGGAAAAAGACATACAGATACGGGGTTTCAAACTTAGGCTTCCGCTCGATCTGCAATTCGTATTTACCGCCAACCCCGAAGATTACACCAATCGCGGCTCTATCGTTACTCCTTTGAAAGACCGTATCGAAAGCCAGATATTAACGCATTATCCGCGTTCGATAGAAGTTTCCCGCAAGATTACCCAACAGGAAGCCATACTTTCTGATGAACAGAAGTCTGCCGTTGAAGTTGACGGACTGGTAAAGGACCTCATAGAGCAGATATCATTTGAGGCGCGTAATTCGGAATATATCGACAAAAAATCCGGCGTATCCGCCCGGTTAACCATATCGGCGTACGAGAACCTGGTAAGCAATGCCGAACGGCGCATGATCATCAATGGCGAGTCGTCTACCTTCGTCCGTATCACTGACTTTCTGGGCGTAATACCGGCCATTACCGGCAAGATAGAACTGGTATACGAGGGCGAATTGGAAGGGCCGGCGAAGGTGGCCAACATGCTTATCGGCAAAGCGGTAAAAACGCTTTTGTTAAAATTCTTCCCCGATCCGGAAAAAGTGAAGAAATCAAAAACCCCGAATCCTTATGCCGAGATCATTAACTGGTTTGGCGACGCCAATACTGTCTTACTTGATGATAATTTGCCGTTTGAAGAATATAAAAAGAGCCTTAATTCGGTAAACGGACTCAGGGACCTGGTAAAAAAATTGCATTCGGGCCTTACAGCAAACCAGCAACTGCTGCTTATGGAGTTTGTGTTGCATGGCCTGGCAGAATTTTCGCAGCTTAACAAAGGTTTCCTGGATAATGGCTTTGCTTTTTCGGATATGTTCAATAGTCTTTTTAACTTAGAGCCGGATGAAGACGACCTGGATATTGATGATGACAGGTATTAA
- a CDS encoding metallophosphoesterase, protein MESQSLTVFLICVGVIAIDFYLFPGMRLGLKKWKFTQKKAFAWIYWTLSIIITSGVFIGIFVKMSLGIRAAFLLAFFLLFISKAMFLPFILADDIRRIILKFKRRKSKQTVSETPQPNAIPRSEFLMKAGLLAGSVPLAGMVYGTISGVYDYRVHYQKLYLPNLPKAFDGIKLGQISDIHSGSFYNKKAVAGGVEMLMREKADFIFFTGDLVNKRSKEMYEYQDIFSKVKAPLGVYSSLGNHDYGDYWDWPDEAAKMADFNKLVATHKNMGWYLLRNENRRLKVNGEEIGILGVENWGSIARFPRRGRMEPTIKNTDDLPVKLLLSHDPSHWRAQILPEYKQIDAMFSGHTHGMQFGVRGENFQWSPIEYIYPEWAGLYREDDQQLYVNVGYGFLGYPGRLGILPEITIFELKASADPSLQKKA, encoded by the coding sequence ATGGAATCGCAATCTCTTACTGTATTTCTTATTTGCGTTGGCGTTATCGCTATTGACTTTTACCTTTTCCCCGGCATGCGGCTGGGTTTAAAAAAGTGGAAGTTCACGCAAAAAAAAGCGTTCGCCTGGATCTACTGGACGCTGTCGATCATTATCACCAGTGGTGTTTTTATCGGCATTTTCGTAAAAATGAGCCTTGGTATCCGGGCGGCTTTTTTACTGGCCTTTTTCCTGCTGTTTATATCGAAAGCGATGTTCCTGCCCTTTATCCTGGCTGACGATATCCGGAGGATCATTTTAAAGTTCAAAAGAAGAAAAAGCAAACAGACAGTATCGGAAACACCGCAACCCAACGCTATTCCCCGTTCTGAATTCCTGATGAAAGCGGGCCTTTTAGCCGGGTCGGTACCACTTGCCGGGATGGTTTATGGCACTATTTCGGGCGTGTACGATTACCGTGTGCATTACCAAAAATTATACCTGCCCAACTTGCCCAAAGCATTTGACGGTATCAAACTGGGGCAGATATCCGACATCCATTCGGGCAGTTTCTATAACAAAAAAGCGGTGGCTGGCGGGGTAGAAATGCTGATGCGGGAAAAGGCTGATTTTATCTTCTTCACCGGCGACCTGGTCAACAAGCGCTCGAAAGAAATGTACGAATACCAGGATATTTTCAGCAAGGTGAAGGCTCCGCTTGGTGTTTACTCCAGCCTGGGCAACCACGATTACGGCGACTATTGGGACTGGCCCGACGAAGCCGCAAAAATGGCAGATTTTAACAAACTGGTTGCAACCCATAAAAATATGGGATGGTACCTGCTGAGGAACGAGAACCGCCGGCTGAAGGTAAACGGTGAAGAAATTGGCATCCTCGGTGTCGAAAATTGGGGATCGATAGCGAGGTTCCCGCGACGTGGTAGAATGGAGCCTACAATCAAAAACACGGATGACCTGCCGGTAAAGCTTCTCCTGTCGCACGACCCATCCCATTGGCGGGCACAAATATTGCCGGAGTATAAGCAGATTGACGCGATGTTCTCGGGCCATACGCATGGGATGCAGTTTGGCGTGCGGGGCGAGAATTTTCAGTGGAGCCCTATCGAGTACATTTATCCGGAGTGGGCCGGGTTATACCGCGAAGACGACCAGCAACTTTACGTAAATGTGGGATATGGGTTTTTAGGTTACCCCGGCAGGCTTGGAATATTGCCCGAGATTACGATATTTGAATTAAAAGCTTCCGCCGACCCGTCATTGCAAAAAAAGGCTTAA
- a CDS encoding UbiA prenyltransferase family protein — translation MKKLLQPAFDFLLFSNIFMGLCAVAQGLLTLYLIGAKPIYPVAGLLFTSTLGIYNFCILVSKPEQPEKSPYKRVRWFFAHYRLMVTITIVSILSLVPLFFLVSGSSRILLIFLGMISFAYGLPLFAMGDKKFGLRNIPGLKLFLITLVWTMSCVLLPILEAQDGQQISISMRDTTILIAKRFLFIAAIAIPFDIRDLFEDKQLGLKTIAVAWGEKNAYLFCEVLLAGYVVLLFLFKHRGLDTNFIALTLSIALSGWLIFKSKWEKNEYYYFFFLDGVLILQYIFVIAFDRVSIYL, via the coding sequence ATGAAGAAACTTTTGCAGCCTGCATTCGACTTTTTGCTTTTCAGTAATATTTTTATGGGCTTGTGTGCCGTTGCGCAGGGCCTGCTTACTTTATACCTTATTGGAGCAAAACCAATTTACCCGGTAGCTGGTTTGCTGTTTACCTCCACACTCGGCATATACAATTTCTGCATCCTGGTGAGCAAGCCTGAACAGCCCGAAAAATCGCCGTATAAGCGGGTACGCTGGTTTTTTGCGCATTACAGGCTAATGGTTACCATCACCATCGTTTCCATCCTGTCACTGGTGCCATTGTTCTTTTTGGTTTCAGGTTCGTCGCGGATACTGCTCATTTTTTTGGGAATGATATCCTTTGCCTACGGGCTGCCGCTGTTTGCCATGGGCGATAAAAAATTTGGCCTGCGCAACATACCGGGCTTAAAGCTGTTCTTGATTACCCTGGTGTGGACCATGAGCTGCGTGCTGCTGCCGATACTGGAAGCACAGGACGGGCAGCAAATATCCATTTCGATGCGCGACACAACCATACTCATTGCAAAACGGTTCCTGTTCATCGCTGCTATCGCCATCCCGTTTGATATCCGCGACCTGTTCGAGGATAAACAACTGGGCCTGAAAACCATCGCCGTAGCCTGGGGCGAAAAAAACGCCTACCTTTTCTGCGAGGTGTTGCTTGCCGGATATGTGGTGTTGTTATTTTTATTCAAACACCGGGGACTCGACACCAATTTTATCGCCCTCACTTTAAGCATTGCACTTAGCGGCTGGCTCATCTTCAAATCCAAGTGGGAAAAGAACGAATATTATTATTTCTTTTTCCTGGACGGGGTGCTTATCCTGCAATATATTTTTGTCATTGCGTTCGACCGGGTTAGTATTTATTTGTAA
- a CDS encoding pentapeptide repeat-containing protein, translating into MNEVFVDNETFDKADLKATPLKKGEYESCTFRNCDLSEADLSGIKFLECDFINCNLSLANLHDTSLQGIKFKDCKMLGLRFELCNKFNLSFSFDNCQLNHSSFYQVKLKKTRFKNTQLQECDLTECDLTAAVLDNCDFARSTFENTILEQADLRTAYNYAIDPEINRVRKAKFSIHGLPGLLGKYDIEIE; encoded by the coding sequence ATGAACGAAGTATTTGTCGATAATGAAACTTTTGACAAGGCCGATCTGAAGGCCACTCCTTTAAAAAAAGGCGAATACGAAAGCTGCACTTTCAGGAATTGCGACCTTTCGGAAGCAGATCTTTCCGGCATTAAATTCCTGGAATGTGATTTCATCAATTGTAACCTCAGCCTGGCCAATCTGCACGACACGTCACTACAGGGCATCAAATTTAAGGACTGCAAAATGCTTGGCCTACGGTTCGAACTTTGCAATAAGTTTAACCTTTCGTTCAGCTTTGACAATTGCCAGCTTAACCATTCCTCGTTCTACCAGGTAAAGCTCAAAAAAACCCGTTTCAAAAACACCCAATTGCAGGAATGCGATCTTACGGAATGCGACCTGACCGCGGCCGTTCTGGATAATTGCGACTTCGCCAGGTCGACATTTGAAAATACAATCTTAGAACAGGCCGATCTGCGGACCGCATACAATTACGCTATCGATCCGGAGATTAACCGGGTAAGGAAAGCAAAGTTCTCCATTCACGGGCTGCCTGGGTTGTTGGGGAAGTACGATATCGAGATAGAATAG
- a CDS encoding CocE/NonD family hydrolase yields the protein MKAFVTHSLFATLLLLCTFAVYARQAKPDTDKYDRKEVMIPMRDGVKLHAVIFAPKNQTDKLPFLLERTPYGVSGARSPEKNGYVKDMADDGYIFVYEDIRGRYLSEGKYEMSRMSRDKKDPKAIDESTDTYDTIDWLLKNVPNNNGKAGELGISYDGWTSIIAASDPHPAMVAVSEQATPSDMFMNDDLHHNGAFRLSYAFEYAFMEEISKTDSLFQFHNYDTYDWYLKLGPLSNINKKYVHGKLPSWNAFVEHPNYDDYWKRQALRSRLDSPRIAIQHVGGWWDQEDMVGPQDAYKFLEKSDRHNRNFIVIGPWRHGGWAGGEGSRLGNVTFDGQKTGPYFRKEIQAKWFAWYLKGKGDGNFAEAITFQTGSNQWKNYTKWPPKESAMKNIYLRANGKLSFDEPGATEGKFDSYVSDSAKPVPYRARPIQETYGPGSEWYFWLTEDQRFVHNRPDVLSWETDTLTSDLTVTGNLLAKLYAATSGTDADYVVKLIDVYPQEYKKELKMSGYQLMVAADVFRARFRKSFSKPEPMIPGKAELISIDLHGIDHVFKKGHKIMVQVQSTWFPIIDRNPQKYVPNIFEAKESDYIKATEMIYRTTGAASCISLPVVE from the coding sequence ATGAAAGCGTTTGTAACCCACAGCCTTTTTGCTACCCTGTTGTTACTTTGTACTTTTGCCGTGTACGCCCGCCAGGCCAAACCCGATACGGATAAATACGACCGAAAGGAAGTGATGATACCGATGCGCGACGGAGTAAAGTTGCACGCGGTCATTTTCGCCCCCAAAAATCAAACGGATAAACTGCCGTTCCTGTTGGAACGTACGCCTTACGGCGTAAGCGGCGCCCGCAGTCCCGAAAAAAACGGCTATGTTAAAGATATGGCGGATGATGGGTACATTTTTGTTTATGAGGACATCCGCGGACGATATCTTTCTGAAGGAAAATACGAAATGTCGCGCATGAGCAGGGATAAAAAAGATCCCAAAGCCATAGATGAAAGCACCGACACGTATGATACAATAGACTGGCTGCTGAAAAATGTGCCCAATAACAACGGGAAGGCGGGCGAATTGGGCATATCCTATGACGGCTGGACGAGTATTATCGCCGCCAGCGATCCGCACCCTGCTATGGTAGCCGTATCGGAACAAGCCACACCTTCGGATATGTTCATGAACGACGACCTCCATCATAACGGGGCGTTTCGCCTGAGCTATGCTTTCGAATATGCATTTATGGAGGAAATATCCAAGACCGATTCGTTATTTCAATTTCATAACTATGATACCTACGATTGGTATTTAAAGCTGGGCCCCTTGTCCAACATTAATAAGAAATATGTTCACGGTAAGCTGCCAAGCTGGAACGCATTTGTAGAGCACCCGAATTACGACGACTATTGGAAACGGCAGGCGCTGCGGTCCAGGCTGGATTCGCCGAGGATAGCCATTCAGCATGTCGGCGGCTGGTGGGACCAGGAGGATATGGTTGGGCCCCAGGACGCCTACAAATTTCTCGAAAAGAGCGACAGGCATAACCGTAATTTTATTGTGATAGGTCCGTGGCGCCATGGCGGCTGGGCCGGCGGCGAAGGGAGTCGCCTGGGTAACGTTACTTTTGACGGGCAGAAAACTGGTCCTTATTTCCGCAAAGAGATACAGGCCAAATGGTTCGCCTGGTACCTGAAAGGCAAAGGCGACGGCAATTTCGCTGAGGCGATCACTTTTCAGACCGGCTCCAATCAATGGAAAAATTATACCAAATGGCCGCCGAAAGAATCGGCTATGAAGAACATTTATCTTCGCGCCAACGGCAAGCTTTCGTTCGATGAGCCGGGTGCAACGGAAGGCAAGTTTGACAGCTATGTATCCGACTCTGCAAAGCCAGTACCGTACCGCGCCCGCCCGATACAGGAAACCTACGGACCCGGTTCGGAATGGTATTTCTGGCTGACAGAAGATCAGCGCTTTGTGCACAACCGCCCTGATGTTTTAAGCTGGGAGACCGATACCTTAACCAGCGATCTGACGGTTACAGGTAACCTGCTTGCTAAACTTTACGCGGCAACATCGGGAACCGATGCGGATTATGTAGTAAAGCTGATAGATGTTTACCCGCAGGAGTACAAAAAGGAATTGAAAATGTCGGGCTATCAATTGATGGTGGCAGCCGACGTTTTTAGAGCCCGGTTCCGTAAGAGTTTTTCAAAACCCGAACCGATGATACCCGGCAAAGCAGAACTGATCAGCATCGATCTGCACGGTATCGACCACGTGTTCAAAAAGGGCCACAAAATAATGGTACAGGTACAAAGTACCTGGTTCCCCATCATCGACCGTAACCCGCAGAAATACGTACCGAATATTTTTGAGGCCAAGGAAAGCGATTACATCAAAGCAACAGAAATGATCTATCGTACAACCGGTGCAGCGTCGTGTATCAGTTTGCCGGTGGTGGAGTGA
- a CDS encoding class I SAM-dependent methyltransferase — protein sequence MAANYNNSAWFYDKLSRLIYGNALVKAQVYLLDSIPPGSKILIAGGGTGWILQEIVKIHPGGLSITYVEVAANMMVLSRKRNIGGNRVDFINDAVENVPLANDHDVVLTPFLFDNFTEESLQKIFGHIRQSLKPGGLWLNADFRLTGKWWQKILLRSMIVFFRLICGIEATKLPGIEQCFAKHGYAAIKQKSFFGDFILSTVYQKL from the coding sequence ATGGCCGCCAATTACAATAATTCAGCCTGGTTTTATGATAAACTTTCGAGGCTTATCTATGGAAATGCATTGGTCAAAGCGCAGGTGTACCTGCTGGACAGCATTCCCCCCGGCAGCAAAATATTGATAGCAGGGGGCGGAACAGGATGGATACTACAGGAGATTGTAAAGATTCATCCCGGCGGGTTATCAATTACTTATGTTGAAGTTGCTGCTAATATGATGGTGCTTTCAAGAAAGCGAAATATTGGCGGTAACCGCGTCGATTTTATAAACGACGCGGTGGAAAATGTGCCGCTTGCAAATGATCACGATGTGGTGCTCACCCCGTTCCTGTTTGATAATTTTACGGAAGAGAGCCTTCAAAAAATATTTGGCCATATCCGCCAAAGCCTGAAGCCGGGTGGGCTTTGGCTGAACGCCGATTTCCGGCTAACCGGTAAGTGGTGGCAGAAAATATTGCTGAGATCGATGATCGTCTTTTTCAGGCTGATTTGCGGTATAGAAGCTACAAAACTGCCGGGCATAGAACAATGCTTTGCCAAACACGGTTACGCGGCGATAAAACAAAAGTCTTTTTTTGGGGACTTTATTTTATCAACAGTCTATCAGAAATTATAA
- a CDS encoding response regulator transcription factor, which translates to MDKEIKIALVEDDENLRFLVSERLQAEGYKVFEADNGDDAEGMILDRQPHIVLLDWMLPGKQGSDVCTAIREKGYDKLVIMMTAKAQDVDKIEAYNFGVSDYITKPFNMDVLVAMIDNKIKFSLNSDKSEAYKFANMEHHPNMHLLIRDSRKVELTILENRILLYFLNNRNKVINREELMMEVWGYNADVNTRTLDMHIVRLRKKIENNPDSPQYLQTVRGIGYKFVYEG; encoded by the coding sequence ATGGATAAAGAAATAAAAATAGCGCTTGTAGAAGACGATGAAAACCTGCGCTTCCTGGTGTCCGAACGTTTACAGGCCGAAGGGTATAAAGTATTTGAAGCTGATAACGGCGACGATGCAGAGGGAATGATACTTGACCGGCAGCCGCATATCGTATTGCTCGACTGGATGCTGCCCGGTAAGCAGGGCAGCGATGTGTGTACCGCTATACGCGAAAAAGGCTACGATAAACTGGTTATCATGATGACGGCCAAAGCGCAGGACGTGGACAAAATTGAGGCCTACAACTTTGGCGTGTCGGATTATATCACCAAGCCTTTCAACATGGATGTGCTGGTAGCGATGATCGATAATAAGATCAAGTTCTCGCTAAACAGCGATAAATCTGAAGCGTACAAGTTTGCCAATATGGAGCATCACCCCAATATGCACCTGCTGATACGCGATAGCAGGAAAGTTGAGCTAACTATACTGGAGAACCGCATTTTGCTTTATTTTCTTAATAACCGGAACAAGGTGATCAACCGCGAAGAGCTGATGATGGAAGTTTGGGGTTACAATGCCGATGTGAATACCCGTACGCTGGATATGCACATTGTGAGGCTAAGGAAAAAGATAGAGAACAACCCGGATTCGCCGCAATACCTGCAAACCGTAAGGGGGATAGGGTATAAGTTTGTTTACGAAGGATAG
- a CDS encoding sensor histidine kinase, producing the protein MQADKGIYRKNFSLIIAFLILISATFIVALFISYNLTSRYVENEFAAKKIDVQEQTIKPYNDFFQLTIPEITFYQGFLDSASAASYSASVFKKYPFVKRIVFFDVTIASQANKQENGGGLDIGLKSLYEYYSSKDDKMLSTRKGRPEDYSDFETMANRLDNFIAVADTSREPTQDEKFKTFYEIQPEKISYLNIPRREEVKRYRELQLANHQGTVYKQNMLTFDLDERMLSVNNSHPELYKDVTIKPVVYDPIENDSTNIVTESLLPGAFSDYKLFFRSPREYLDAEVNRRFMPTGAMVLLIYIFLVIIGWLIYRNLDVNMKLFKLQYDFINNFTHEFKTPVSVIKIAGSNLKSDSELSERQRKHYGKILDEEADKLNDLMNKLLSLTQLENNAINVKREEINVEEFVKGYIDTFKIKYPDFKIEYKVHVPGNFYSDPVLLGSVFQNLMENAYKYSNPKRRELTINIRTDKKNIIFSFADRGIGIAKDEITHIFKKFYRIQNQYNQNGSVGLGLAFCKELVNFMEGEITVNSKIHEGSEFIVTLPYETAA; encoded by the coding sequence ATGCAGGCAGACAAAGGTATTTACCGGAAGAACTTCTCATTGATCATTGCGTTCCTGATACTGATATCGGCAACTTTTATTGTTGCCCTTTTTATCAGTTATAACCTTACATCGCGCTATGTCGAGAATGAGTTTGCGGCTAAAAAGATAGACGTGCAGGAGCAAACTATTAAGCCCTACAACGACTTTTTCCAGCTTACTATACCCGAGATCACTTTTTACCAGGGTTTTCTTGACTCCGCCTCGGCGGCAAGTTATTCGGCCTCGGTTTTTAAAAAGTATCCCTTTGTAAAGCGCATCGTTTTTTTTGATGTCACGATAGCCAGCCAGGCGAATAAACAGGAAAACGGAGGAGGATTAGATATCGGTCTGAAATCGCTTTATGAGTATTACTCTTCGAAAGACGACAAGATGTTAAGCACCCGCAAGGGACGGCCCGAGGATTACAGCGATTTTGAGACGATGGCAAACCGGCTGGATAATTTTATCGCCGTGGCCGATACCTCGCGCGAGCCTACCCAGGATGAAAAGTTCAAGACGTTTTACGAGATACAGCCGGAAAAAATAAGCTACCTGAATATTCCGAGGCGCGAAGAAGTAAAACGATACCGCGAATTGCAGCTTGCCAACCACCAGGGTACCGTTTACAAACAAAACATGCTAACATTCGACCTGGACGAGCGGATGCTTTCTGTCAACAATAGTCACCCTGAGTTGTATAAGGATGTTACGATAAAGCCGGTTGTTTACGACCCGATAGAAAACGACAGTACAAATATCGTGACAGAATCATTACTGCCTGGCGCATTCTCGGACTATAAGCTTTTCTTCAGGTCGCCGAGAGAATATCTGGATGCCGAGGTGAACCGCAGGTTTATGCCTACCGGTGCAATGGTATTGCTGATCTATATTTTCCTGGTGATCATCGGCTGGCTCATTTACCGTAACCTGGATGTGAATATGAAGCTGTTTAAGCTGCAGTATGATTTTATCAATAATTTTACACATGAATTTAAAACGCCGGTAAGCGTTATCAAGATAGCCGGCTCGAACCTGAAGAGTGACAGCGAGCTAAGCGAAAGGCAGCGCAAACATTACGGCAAAATACTGGACGAGGAAGCCGATAAGCTGAACGACCTGATGAATAAATTGCTGTCGCTTACACAGCTCGAGAACAATGCTATCAATGTAAAAAGAGAAGAAATTAATGTAGAGGAATTTGTGAAGGGGTATATCGATACATTCAAAATAAAATACCCTGACTTTAAAATAGAATATAAAGTACATGTACCGGGCAATTTTTATTCCGATCCGGTGTTATTAGGCAGTGTGTTCCAGAACCTGATGGAAAATGCCTATAAGTATTCGAACCCGAAACGCCGGGAGCTTACTATTAATATCCGCACCGACAAAAAGAATATCATTTTCTCGTTTGCCGACAGGGGCATAGGCATTGCAAAAGATGAGATTACTCATATATTTAAAAAATTTTACAGGATACAAAACCAATATAACCAGAACGGGAGCGTGGGCCTGGGCCTGGCATTTTGCAAGGAACTGGTTAACTTTATGGAAGGCGAAATAACAGTAAATTCTAAAATACACGAGGGCTCGGAGTTCATAGTTACATTACCTTATGAAACGGCCGCATAA